The following coding sequences are from one Loxodonta africana isolate mLoxAfr1 chromosome 18, mLoxAfr1.hap2, whole genome shotgun sequence window:
- the C18H17orf114 gene encoding uncharacterized protein C17orf114 homolog, whose product MSSLAPEVSGIAVLNFHCICHSTFVSVSTVLPLPTSSCFSKGIRENPTIRRVQKDSSRMGVSSTPFLLPPLSLLSPGAYNHQAGLRLSGSLPLMGGPGNHTPHPGALLAIPTIAVSSIAEMGLKGAWCFPWCGCRRQRRTERGAGLDPAAPADPSPPTAPMVAEGGIPSPEAPGAYFSRKARLSFRHQLHDIASANDSTI is encoded by the exons ATGTCCAGTCTGGCACCAGAAGTGTCTGGAATTGCTGTACTGAATTTTCATTGCATCTGTCACAGCACTTTTGTGTCTGTCTCTACAGTGCTACCCCTGCCAACATCCTCCTGCTTCTCCAAGGGGATCAGAGAGAACCCCACAATTAGAAGAGTGCAAAAAGATAGCAGTAGAATGGGGGTATCTTCCACCccattcctcctccctcctctctcccttcTGTCCCCTGGCGCCTATAATCACCAGGCCGGTCTGAGGCTAAGTGGTAGTTTGCCCTTGATGGGGGGGCCTGGAAACCACACCCCTCACCCAGGAGCCCTCCTGGCCATTCCCACCATCGCGGTCTCCTCCATTGCTGAGATGGGTCTGAAGGGGGCATGGTGCTTCCCATGGTGTGGGTGCCGGAGACAGCGGAGGACTGAAAGAGGAGCAG GCCTCGATCCAGCTGCCCCTGCAGATCCCAGCCCACCCACGGCCCCCATGGTGGCTGAGGGCGGGATACCCTCCCCAGAGGCTCCTGGTGCCTACTTCAGCAGGAAAGCCAGACTCTCCTTCCGCCACCAGCTGCACGACATAGCATCAGCCAATGACTCCACCATTTGA
- the PSMB6 gene encoding proteasome subunit beta type-6 isoform X1: MAATLVAARGAGSAPAWGSEALTPDWENREVSTGTTIMAVQFDGGVVLGADSRTTTGSYIANRVTDKLTPIHDRIFCCRSGSAADTQAVADAVTYQLGFHSIELNEPPLVHTAASLFKEMCYRYREDLMAGIIIAGWDPQEGGQVYSVPMGGMMVRQSFAIGGSGSSYIYGYVDATYREGMTKEECLHFTANALALAMERDGSSGGVIRLAAIAESGVERQVLLGDQIPKFAIATLPPP; encoded by the exons ATGGCGGCAACCTTAGTAGCTGCTCGGGGGGCAGGGTCGGCTCCGGCCTGGGGGTCGGAGGCGCTCACCCCCGACTGGGAAAACCGGGAAGTCTCCACAGGG ACCACTATCATGGCTGTGCAATTTGACGGGGGCGTGGTTCTGGGGGCCGACTCCAGAACGACCACTGG GTCCTACATCGCCAATCGAGTGACTGACAAGCTGACCCCTATTCACGACCGAATATTCTGCTGCCGCTCGGGCTCAGCAGCTGATACCCAGGCAGTAGCTGATGCTGTCACTTATCAGCTTGGCTTCCACAG CATTGAACTGAATGAGCCTCCGCTGGTGCACACGGCAGCCAGCCTGTTTAAGGAGATGTGTTACCGATACCGGGAAGACTTGATGGCAGGAATCATCATTGCGGGCTGGGACCCCCAAGAAGGAGGGCAG GTGTACTCAGTACCCATGGGGGGTATGATGGTAAGGCAGTCCTTTGCCATTGGAGGCTCAGGGAGCTCCTATATCTATGGCTATGTCGATGCTACCTACCGGGAGGGCATGACCAAGGAAGAGTGTCTGCATTTCACTGCCAATG CTCTCGCTTTGGCCATGGAACGGGATGGCTCCAGTGGAGGGGTGATCCGCCTAGCAGCCATTGCAGAATCAGGGGTAGAGCGGCAGGTACTTTTGGGAGACCAGATCCCCAAATTCGCCATTGCCACTTTACCGCCCCCCTGA
- the PSMB6 gene encoding proteasome subunit beta type-6 isoform X2, producing the protein MAATLVAARGAGSAPAWGSEALTPDWENREVSTGTTIMAVQFDGGVVLGADSRTTTGSYIANRVTDKLTPIHDRIFCCRSGSAADTQAVADAVTYQLGFHSIELNEPPLVHTAASLFKEMCYRYREDLMAGIIIAGWDPQEGGQVYSVPMGGMMVRQSFAIGGSGSSYIYGYVDATYREGMTKEECLHFTANATFSYPQLSLWPWNGMAPVEG; encoded by the exons ATGGCGGCAACCTTAGTAGCTGCTCGGGGGGCAGGGTCGGCTCCGGCCTGGGGGTCGGAGGCGCTCACCCCCGACTGGGAAAACCGGGAAGTCTCCACAGGG ACCACTATCATGGCTGTGCAATTTGACGGGGGCGTGGTTCTGGGGGCCGACTCCAGAACGACCACTGG GTCCTACATCGCCAATCGAGTGACTGACAAGCTGACCCCTATTCACGACCGAATATTCTGCTGCCGCTCGGGCTCAGCAGCTGATACCCAGGCAGTAGCTGATGCTGTCACTTATCAGCTTGGCTTCCACAG CATTGAACTGAATGAGCCTCCGCTGGTGCACACGGCAGCCAGCCTGTTTAAGGAGATGTGTTACCGATACCGGGAAGACTTGATGGCAGGAATCATCATTGCGGGCTGGGACCCCCAAGAAGGAGGGCAG GTGTACTCAGTACCCATGGGGGGTATGATGGTAAGGCAGTCCTTTGCCATTGGAGGCTCAGGGAGCTCCTATATCTATGGCTATGTCGATGCTACCTACCGGGAGGGCATGACCAAGGAAGAGTGTCTGCATTTCACTGCCAATG CAACTTTCTCTTATCCACAGCTCTCGCTTTGGCCATGGAACGGGATGGCTCCAGTGGAGGGGTGA
- the GLTPD2 gene encoding glycolipid transfer protein domain-containing protein 2, with protein sequence MGFTLRPLARQRRLHHAIPLAIFALLLLYFSAQSLREWPLPSSGQRGTLPRPSEPMAPPSILTAPPHLSPGALSGCGSGAQSCTPEGLLPFQVQQKSGPLEVLEREEPPCLGPQGMLGRMMRAFRASLNPEGDVELSQYLAGWRELVRFLTPLGSVFAFATSEASTKVTALETRVRGLDAAHYKSLAAMTAWERQTGLLERPGTAPRDSARSSGSRTMLLLHRALRWSQLCLHRVATGKLGGPDAGVQCSDAYGTALAPHHPWLIRQAARLAFLAFPGRDRLLELACPRTRETEARAALLRTASTLEEVYNRTQGLLAERGLLHLA encoded by the exons ATGGGGTTCACGCTGCGGCCACTGGCCCGGCAGCGCCGGCTCCACCACGCAATTCCTCTCGCTATCTTCGCTTTGCTGCTGCTTTATTTCAGTGCTCAGAGCCTTCGTGAGTGGCCCCTTCCCTCATCTGGTCAGAGAGGAACCCTCCCTAGGCCCTCAGAACCCATGGCCCCTCCTTCAATTCTCACTGCTCCACCTCATCTCTCCCCAGGAGCGCTCTCAGGCTGCGGATCCGGGGCACAATCCTGCACGCCCGAGGGACTGCTGCCCTTCCAG GTCCAGCAAAAGTCGGGACCCCTGGAGGTCCTGGAGAGGGAAGAGCCTCCGTGTCTGGGCCCCCAGGGGATGCTAGGCCGAATGATGAGGGCGTTCCGCGCCAGTCTGAACCCCGAAGGGGATGTGGAGTTGTCGCAGTACCTGGCCGGATGGAGGGAGCTGGTCAG GTTCCTAACTCCCCTCGGCTCCGTCTTTGCTTTCGCCACAAGCGAGGCTTCCACCAAGGTCACagccctggagaccagggtgcgCGGCCTAGATGCTGCACACTACAAGTCGCTGGCGGCCATGACGGCGTGGGAGCGGCAGACAGGGCTGCTGGAGAGGCCCGGGACTGCCCCCCGGGACTCGGCCCGCTCCTCCGGCTCACGAACGATGCTCTTGCTGCACCGCGCGCTGCGCTGGTCCCAGCTCTGTCTGCACCGGGTGGCGACCGGGAAGCTTGGAGGCCCTGACGCCGGTGTGCAGTGCAGCGACGCCTACGGAACGGCCCTGGCCCCGCACCACCCCTGGCTCATCCGTCAGGCCGCCCGCCTCGCATTCCTCGCCTTCCCTGGTCGTGACCGCTTGCTCGAGCTGGCGTGTCCCAGAACCAGGGAGACCGAGGCGCGAGCCGCGCTGCTCCGGACCGCCAGCACCCTGGAGGAGGTCTATAACCGCACCCAGGGCCTGCTGGCCGAGCGCGGCCTGCTCCACCTGGCCTGA
- the VMO1 gene encoding vitelline membrane outer layer protein 1 homolog isoform X1, whose translation MRSQAHRGCRMKRGGGAKLLLLLLWATRCGPTGAGGPSGFKSVIEVTNGGPWGDWAWPEMCPDGFFANGFSLKVGTQAWVPEGRRRAGPQNLGWQFSDSSMPVFSQVEPPQGIAGDDTALNGIRLHCAGGNTECNTHVVESQSGRWGTWSEPQWCPGGGFLVAFSLRVEASVTPADNTAANNVFFRCSDGAELQGPGLTWGEFGDWSDPCPKGVCGLQTKIQLPRGLGDDTALNDLRLFCCSS comes from the exons ATGAGGAGCCAGGCTCACAGAGGCTGCAGGATGAAGCGGGGCGGGGGGGccaagctgctgctgctgctgttgtgggCAACGCGCTGCGGACCAACAGGAGCAGGTGGGCCGAGTGGCTTCAAGTCGGTCATCGAGGTAACTAACGGGGGGCCCTGGGGCGACTGGGCCTGGCCGGAGATGTGTCCTGACGGATTCTTCGCCAACGGATTCTCGCTCAAGGTGGGGACTCAGGCCTGGGTCCCGGAGGGGCGGAGACGTGCGGGACCCCAGAACCTAGGATGGCAGTTCTCTGATTCGTCCATGCCCGTCTTCTCCCAGGTGGAGCCTCCCCAAGGCATTGCTGGCGACGACACGGCTCTGAATGGGATCCGACTACACTGCGCTGGGGGGAACACGGAGTGCAACACGCACGTGGTGGAGTCCCAGTCTGGAAG GTGGGGCACTTGGAGTGAGCCGCAGTGGTGCCCCGGCGGCGGCTTCCTCGTGGCTTTCTCGCTTCGCGTGGAGGCATCTGTGACCCCCGCCGACAACACGGCTGCGAACAACGTGTTCTTCCGCTGCTCCGACGGCGCGGAGTTGCAGGGGCCTGGCCTGACCTGGGGAGAGTTTGGAGACTGGAGCGACCCGTGCCCCAAAGGCGTGTGCGGCTTGCAGACCAAGATCCAACTGCCTAGAGGCCTTGGCGATGACACGGCGCTGAACGACCTGCGCTTATTCTGCTGCAGCAGCTGA
- the VMO1 gene encoding vitelline membrane outer layer protein 1 homolog isoform X2, which produces MRSQAHRGCRMKRGGGAKLLLLLLWATRCGPTGAGGPSGFKSVIEVTNGGPWGDWAWPEMCPDGFFANGFSLKVEPPQGIAGDDTALNGIRLHCAGGNTECNTHVVESQSGRWGTWSEPQWCPGGGFLVAFSLRVEASVTPADNTAANNVFFRCSDGAELQGPGLTWGEFGDWSDPCPKGVCGLQTKIQLPRGLGDDTALNDLRLFCCSS; this is translated from the exons ATGAGGAGCCAGGCTCACAGAGGCTGCAGGATGAAGCGGGGCGGGGGGGccaagctgctgctgctgctgttgtgggCAACGCGCTGCGGACCAACAGGAGCAGGTGGGCCGAGTGGCTTCAAGTCGGTCATCGAGGTAACTAACGGGGGGCCCTGGGGCGACTGGGCCTGGCCGGAGATGTGTCCTGACGGATTCTTCGCCAACGGATTCTCGCTCAAG GTGGAGCCTCCCCAAGGCATTGCTGGCGACGACACGGCTCTGAATGGGATCCGACTACACTGCGCTGGGGGGAACACGGAGTGCAACACGCACGTGGTGGAGTCCCAGTCTGGAAG GTGGGGCACTTGGAGTGAGCCGCAGTGGTGCCCCGGCGGCGGCTTCCTCGTGGCTTTCTCGCTTCGCGTGGAGGCATCTGTGACCCCCGCCGACAACACGGCTGCGAACAACGTGTTCTTCCGCTGCTCCGACGGCGCGGAGTTGCAGGGGCCTGGCCTGACCTGGGGAGAGTTTGGAGACTGGAGCGACCCGTGCCCCAAAGGCGTGTGCGGCTTGCAGACCAAGATCCAACTGCCTAGAGGCCTTGGCGATGACACGGCGCTGAACGACCTGCGCTTATTCTGCTGCAGCAGCTGA